Proteins encoded within one genomic window of Bermanella sp. WJH001:
- a CDS encoding protein adenylyltransferase SelO, with protein MNNWLELNYVQTFQQLPNSLYSPVTPQALSNPKLVAASPACAALFGLDEASLNDDVTLKILSGQSLLSNWQPIAMKYTGHQFGYYNPDLGDGRGVLLSQVAFNHKTWDLHLKGAGLTPYSRQGDGRAVLRSSIREFLCSEALAALNVPTTRALCVVDTDTPVYREQAETGATVLRVSQSHIRFGHFEFCSFTQQTNLLKTLCDHVIAHHFNELLNKDSHNIYVDFFQAVLTRTAHLMAHWQSIGFAHGVMNTDNMSIIGDTFDFGPFAFLDDYDPSFICNHSDHQGRYAFNQQPNIANWNLAVLAQALLPLADKESLVNILEDYPSIFEQSYFEKMTQKLGLTGDAKTHQSIIENTLSMMKTCRLDFSYFFRQLANIHQPETHKHLRDLCLDITAFDNWFTAYKAALKQNQQALNSEHDDARKTRMNQVNPKYILRNYLAQNAITAAQNGDYSEVQKLFTILQKPFDEQTEFNHYANLPPEWGKTLEISCSS; from the coding sequence ATGAATAATTGGTTAGAGCTAAATTACGTTCAAACGTTTCAGCAATTACCCAACAGCCTATATAGCCCTGTTACACCTCAAGCCCTTTCCAACCCAAAGCTTGTGGCCGCTAGCCCTGCATGCGCAGCGTTATTTGGCCTTGATGAGGCCAGCCTTAACGATGATGTCACGCTGAAAATATTATCTGGCCAAAGCTTACTGAGTAACTGGCAACCCATTGCTATGAAATACACGGGCCATCAATTTGGTTATTACAACCCAGATTTAGGTGATGGTCGTGGTGTATTACTAAGTCAGGTGGCGTTTAACCACAAAACCTGGGATCTGCATTTAAAGGGCGCAGGCTTAACCCCCTACTCTCGCCAAGGGGATGGCCGTGCGGTTTTACGTTCTAGCATTCGAGAATTTTTGTGCTCAGAAGCATTAGCTGCCCTTAACGTGCCCACCACTCGAGCCCTGTGCGTAGTTGATACCGACACCCCAGTTTATCGCGAACAAGCCGAAACCGGTGCCACTGTATTACGGGTAAGCCAAAGCCATATTCGCTTTGGTCACTTTGAATTTTGTTCATTCACCCAGCAAACCAACCTTCTAAAAACGTTATGTGATCATGTTATTGCTCATCACTTTAATGAGTTATTAAATAAAGACAGTCACAACATTTATGTGGACTTCTTTCAAGCTGTCTTAACCCGTACCGCGCATCTTATGGCCCACTGGCAAAGCATTGGTTTTGCCCATGGGGTTATGAATACCGACAATATGTCGATCATTGGTGATACTTTTGATTTTGGCCCGTTCGCATTTTTAGATGATTATGACCCAAGTTTTATTTGTAATCACAGTGACCACCAAGGCCGTTATGCGTTTAATCAACAGCCAAATATTGCAAACTGGAACCTTGCGGTATTAGCGCAAGCACTATTGCCGTTAGCCGACAAAGAAAGCTTGGTAAATATTCTGGAAGACTACCCAAGTATTTTTGAGCAAAGTTACTTTGAAAAAATGACCCAAAAGCTAGGCTTAACCGGTGATGCCAAAACCCATCAAAGCATCATCGAAAACACGCTTAGTATGATGAAAACCTGTCGATTAGATTTCAGTTATTTTTTCAGACAGCTTGCCAATATTCATCAACCTGAAACCCACAAACACCTTAGGGATTTATGTCTAGATATTACGGCGTTTGATAATTGGTTTACCGCATACAAAGCAGCATTAAAACAAAATCAACAAGCTCTCAACAGCGAACACGATGACGCGCGAAAAACACGCATGAATCAAGTTAACCCTAAATATATTCTTAGAAATTATTTAGCTCAAAATGCAATCACCGCTGCACAAAATGGTGATTACAGTGAAGTACAAAAACTGTTTACGATTCTACAAAAACCCTTTGATGAACAAACAGAATTTAACCACTACGCTAACTTGCCCCCTGAATGGGGTAAAACCTTAGAGATCAGTTGCTCATCTTAA
- a CDS encoding DMT family transporter, which translates to MSSFLLGLQTLLALLAFAGNSVLCRLALNDQLIDANSFTIIRLFSGAVMLLALIFIVNKTHSNIEKPTKPRLKQAAYLFIYAALFSIAYLMLGTAAGALVLFVSVQLTMLVVQYIQGRKSTKLELCGLLLALGSFAVWMIPSAQRPEPLGILLMAIAGIAWGFYTIAGKTSLNPQHDTAQNFFYSLFFCVLLLPLFWLQESALLSKQGVILAIASGAVTSGLGYWLWYRVLPAFTSLSAGVLQLSVPVLAAIGGMIWNQEAITLTFLLASCGILVGIFLVLYSGYQQSMKY; encoded by the coding sequence GTGTCTTCTTTTTTGTTGGGCCTGCAAACCCTATTAGCGCTATTAGCCTTTGCTGGCAATAGTGTGCTGTGCCGCTTAGCTCTTAACGATCAGTTAATCGATGCTAATAGTTTTACCATTATTCGCTTATTCAGTGGCGCTGTGATGTTACTTGCTCTTATTTTTATTGTTAATAAAACACACAGCAACATTGAAAAACCCACCAAACCTCGCTTAAAACAAGCGGCCTATTTATTTATATATGCGGCGCTTTTTTCCATTGCCTATTTAATGTTAGGCACCGCCGCTGGAGCACTGGTTTTATTTGTAAGCGTGCAATTAACCATGTTGGTGGTGCAGTACATTCAAGGGCGAAAGAGCACCAAACTTGAATTATGCGGACTGTTATTAGCCCTAGGCAGTTTTGCAGTTTGGATGATCCCCAGTGCACAACGCCCTGAGCCCCTAGGTATTTTGCTCATGGCAATCGCAGGTATTGCATGGGGTTTTTATACCATAGCGGGTAAAACCAGTTTAAATCCACAGCACGACACAGCCCAAAACTTTTTTTATAGTCTGTTTTTTTGTGTATTGTTATTGCCGCTATTTTGGTTACAAGAAAGCGCTCTTCTTAGCAAACAAGGCGTAATCCTCGCCATCGCTTCAGGGGCTGTCACGTCAGGTTTGGGCTATTGGTTATGGTATCGAGTACTGCCCGCCTTTACGTCTTTAAGCGCTGGGGTTCTGCAGCTAAGTGTGCCTGTACTTGCGGCCATAGGTGGCATGATTTGGAACCAAGAAGCCATCACTCTCACGTTTTTACTGGCCAGCTGCGGTATTTTAGTTGGGATATTCTTAGTGCTTTACAGTGGTTACCAACAAAGCATGAAATATTGA
- a CDS encoding SEC-C metal-binding domain-containing protein: MSQDDELCPCGSGKLYEECCKKEYDRTNAAREKIKQAMSDPKKASELKELLKNLKKED, translated from the coding sequence ATGAGTCAAGATGATGAGTTGTGCCCTTGCGGCAGTGGTAAGCTTTATGAAGAGTGCTGCAAAAAAGAATATGACCGCACCAATGCCGCTCGCGAAAAAATCAAACAAGCCATGAGCGACCCCAAAAAAGCCAGCGAACTGAAAGAGCTGCTTAAAAACTTAAAAAAAGAAGACTAA
- a CDS encoding BatD family protein — protein sequence MVKHLFCLLILSFLTSHAFAVAFEASVDRSNIGEGESIMLTLRYNSNVYSGDPDLSPLEQQFTIINQQRKNSFQYINGQSDSWTVWTIAISPKRKGNLVVPSIEYKGERTKPIQIMVSKLDPSLQNQQKDVFFHTETDIKTSYVQGQIVYSEKLYFSVPLDNSQLNDVEVEDAVVQPLGETKQYRTQLNGRSFDVYERRYVIFAQTSGELIIPGPRYTGEISNGRWRPGRPISISHPPTRIQVLPQPANYPQNNTWLPAQDVSLAYKWLGNTKNLKQGEPITLSLSLKAKGLSAAQLPKLILNDVPQLKYYPEQPQTQDINDDNGITGVVSQNIAVVVTKNGEVRLPEIRIPWFNIKDGRIEYAVMPSQTLNVSAVASASSNTPQTNNTAIETSDIKTDSTENNALVESAAVASNHPPASNLWPILSLVFMLLWLITSYLLWRQYQIKPIDISQDDNQLLKPSAGLKKIKQACRNNDATAARQAIIEWAHAQGFTQMASLQQVASLGDIEEFKQALQELDYTLYSPTGNSAWQGEYLWQLIRNLKTNKGETSSPLQPLYPS from the coding sequence GTGGTAAAACACTTATTTTGTCTATTAATTTTAAGCTTTTTAACCAGCCACGCGTTTGCGGTGGCATTTGAAGCGAGCGTTGATCGCAGCAATATTGGCGAAGGTGAATCCATCATGCTGACATTGCGTTACAACAGTAATGTGTATTCAGGGGACCCTGACCTTTCCCCCCTTGAACAGCAATTTACAATTATTAATCAACAACGTAAAAACAGTTTTCAATACATTAATGGTCAAAGTGATTCATGGACAGTTTGGACAATCGCCATTAGCCCAAAACGCAAAGGCAACTTAGTTGTGCCGTCCATTGAATATAAAGGTGAGCGCACCAAACCTATTCAAATCATGGTGAGCAAGCTTGACCCAAGTCTGCAAAACCAACAGAAAGATGTGTTTTTTCACACTGAAACCGATATTAAAACCAGCTATGTACAAGGCCAAATTGTGTACAGTGAAAAACTGTATTTCTCTGTGCCACTTGATAACAGCCAATTAAACGATGTTGAAGTTGAAGATGCGGTGGTGCAGCCATTAGGTGAAACTAAACAGTACCGCACACAGCTAAATGGTCGCAGCTTTGATGTGTATGAACGTCGGTATGTGATTTTTGCACAAACCAGTGGAGAATTAATTATCCCAGGCCCACGTTATACCGGTGAAATCAGCAATGGTCGCTGGCGCCCTGGCCGCCCTATTTCCATTAGTCACCCACCTACTCGCATTCAGGTGTTACCTCAACCTGCCAATTATCCGCAAAATAATACTTGGTTACCGGCACAAGATGTGAGCTTAGCTTATAAATGGTTAGGCAATACAAAAAATTTAAAACAAGGTGAACCCATCACCTTATCGTTATCACTCAAAGCCAAAGGTTTAAGTGCAGCCCAACTGCCTAAGCTGATCTTAAATGATGTGCCACAACTTAAATATTACCCCGAGCAACCTCAAACCCAAGACATTAATGACGATAACGGCATCACTGGGGTGGTTAGCCAAAATATTGCAGTGGTGGTGACTAAAAACGGCGAGGTACGCTTACCGGAGATTCGCATTCCTTGGTTTAATATTAAGGATGGCCGTATTGAATACGCCGTCATGCCTTCACAAACCCTTAACGTTTCTGCGGTGGCATCAGCGTCCTCTAACACACCTCAAACAAACAATACCGCCATAGAGACTAGCGACATAAAAACCGACAGCACTGAAAACAACGCTTTAGTTGAAAGCGCAGCGGTTGCTTCAAACCATCCGCCAGCATCAAACCTTTGGCCAATTTTAAGTTTGGTATTCATGTTATTATGGCTCATCACCAGTTACCTTTTGTGGCGCCAATACCAAATCAAACCAATTGATATTAGCCAAGATGACAACCAACTACTTAAGCCATCGGCTGGACTTAAAAAAATTAAACAAGCGTGTCGCAATAATGATGCAACGGCTGCCCGTCAGGCCATTATTGAATGGGCTCATGCTCAAGGGTTTACCCAAATGGCCAGTTTGCAACAAGTCGCATCACTTGGTGACATTGAAGAATTTAAACAGGCGTTGCAAGAGTTGGATTACACGTTATATTCGCCAACCGGCAACAGTGCTTGGCAAGGTGAATACTTGTGGCAATTGATCCGCAATCTTAAAACCAACAAAGGTGAGACATCTTCACCTTTGCAACCTCTTTACCCAAGTTAA